Proteins co-encoded in one Christiangramia fulva genomic window:
- a CDS encoding DUF1573 domain-containing protein has protein sequence MKKLIAITVFVLAGFTTVQAQKTAKIEFKSETIDYGEIKKGSDGLRVFEFTNTGDAPLVIEDVKSSCGCTVPKKPENPVLPGETGKIEVKYDTNRVGPIRKTVTVYSNAEEPVKALKIKGTVIDDSQG, from the coding sequence ATGAAAAAGTTAATTGCAATCACTGTTTTCGTACTTGCCGGTTTTACTACTGTTCAGGCTCAGAAAACCGCAAAGATTGAATTTAAATCGGAAACAATCGATTACGGAGAAATAAAAAAAGGAAGTGACGGCTTAAGGGTATTCGAATTTACAAATACCGGTGATGCGCCACTCGTTATAGAAGATGTAAAATCCAGCTGCGGCTGTACCGTACCTAAAAAACCTGAGAATCCGGTTTTGCCGGGTGAAACGGGAAAAATTGAGGTAAAATATGATACTAATCGTGTTGGCCCTATAAGAAAAACAGTAACTGTTTATTCAAATGCTGAAGAACCCGTTAAAGCCCTTAAAATAAAGGGAACAGTTATCGATGATTCACAAGGATAA
- a CDS encoding pyridoxal phosphate-dependent aminotransferase, whose protein sequence is MPKISSKGQQMPQSPIRKLVPFAEAAVAKGKKIYQLNIGQPDIKTPSCALEAVKNNAIEVLSYSHSAGFESYREKLAHYYTKTGLPVEKEEIIITTGGSEALLFAMGTITDPGDEVIIPEPFYANYNGFATASGVTIKPIESTIENNFALPPIEEFEKLITEKTRAILICNPGNPTGYLYTREEVKKLADLALKHDLFLIADEVYREFAYEGAEHHSVLSIPEITENAIMIDSVSKRYSMCGARIGCIVSKNKEVMATAMKFAQARLSPPTFAQIASEAALDTPQSYFDEVIEQYTLRRNILVEGLQKIEGVKVAKPKGAFYCIAQLPVDNADDFARWLLETYEDNGETIMVAPAAGFYSSPNTGLNQVRIAYVLKKEDLERSLEILEKALKEYNRQN, encoded by the coding sequence ATGCCAAAAATATCAAGCAAGGGGCAACAAATGCCTCAATCACCCATAAGAAAATTAGTTCCGTTTGCAGAGGCTGCTGTAGCAAAAGGAAAAAAAATATATCAGTTGAACATCGGCCAGCCCGACATAAAAACTCCTTCCTGCGCACTTGAAGCTGTTAAAAATAACGCTATTGAAGTTCTTTCTTACAGCCATTCGGCAGGATTTGAAAGCTATAGGGAAAAACTGGCTCATTATTATACAAAGACCGGATTACCGGTTGAAAAAGAAGAAATCATTATCACCACAGGTGGTTCTGAAGCTCTTTTATTTGCAATGGGAACCATCACAGATCCCGGGGATGAGGTGATCATCCCGGAACCTTTTTATGCCAATTACAATGGTTTTGCTACTGCTTCAGGGGTGACTATAAAGCCTATTGAATCTACTATCGAAAATAATTTCGCCCTTCCTCCTATCGAAGAATTTGAAAAACTGATCACTGAGAAGACCAGGGCGATCTTAATTTGTAATCCTGGAAATCCAACGGGATATCTTTACACCCGTGAAGAAGTCAAGAAACTTGCCGACCTCGCATTAAAACATGACCTGTTTTTAATTGCTGATGAGGTTTATCGGGAGTTTGCTTATGAAGGTGCCGAACATCATTCGGTATTGAGCATTCCCGAAATTACCGAAAATGCAATTATGATCGATTCTGTTTCCAAACGTTACAGTATGTGCGGCGCGAGAATTGGTTGTATCGTTTCTAAAAATAAAGAAGTGATGGCAACAGCCATGAAATTTGCTCAGGCCAGACTAAGTCCGCCTACCTTTGCGCAAATTGCCAGCGAAGCGGCCCTCGATACTCCCCAGAGTTATTTTGACGAGGTGATAGAGCAGTACACCCTTCGCAGGAACATTCTTGTGGAAGGCCTGCAAAAAATTGAAGGCGTCAAGGTAGCCAAGCCTAAAGGAGCTTTTTATTGTATCGCCCAACTTCCCGTAGATAATGCCGATGATTTTGCACGCTGGCTGCTGGAAACTTATGAAGATAATGGAGAAACCATTATGGTTGCTCCTGCTGCTGGCTTTTACTCTTCTCCCAATACCGGCCTGAATCAGGTTCGTATTGCTTATGTTTTGAAAAAAGAAGACCTGGAACGATCCCTTGAAATTCTGGAAAAGGCCTTAAAAGAATATAACCGCCAGAATTAA
- the murB gene encoding UDP-N-acetylmuramate dehydrogenase → MQILRNFSLKNYNTFGIDVKADRFISVEKIEELKAILRKTYSSEVFLIGGGSNILLTGDVDKLVIHINLQGIEVISEDENEVLVKAMAGENWHQFVLWTLDHGFGGLQNLSLIPGNVGTAPIQNIGAYGVELKDNFVRCSGLHIQTLQEKNFELDDCNFGYRNSVFKNELKGQYILTSVTFKLSKKDHQLSTEYGAIKTELQKENISDPTIKDISNAVIKIRESKLPDPRKLGNSGSFFKNPVISLENFRKLQEGFPDIPSYTVSENEVKIPAGWLIEQSGLKGYKKGNVGVHEKQALVLVNYGNASGEEILELSKLVQDSVKEKFGIQLEAEVNII, encoded by the coding sequence ATGCAGATTCTCCGGAACTTTTCCCTTAAAAATTATAATACCTTCGGAATAGATGTAAAAGCCGACAGGTTTATTTCTGTGGAAAAGATCGAAGAGTTAAAAGCGATATTAAGAAAGACCTATTCTTCTGAAGTTTTTCTGATCGGCGGGGGAAGCAATATTCTCCTTACCGGAGATGTTGATAAATTGGTCATTCATATTAACTTACAGGGAATTGAGGTAATTTCAGAAGACGAAAATGAAGTCCTGGTCAAGGCCATGGCCGGTGAAAACTGGCATCAATTTGTTTTATGGACCCTGGATCACGGTTTCGGCGGATTACAAAATCTCTCCCTGATCCCCGGAAATGTAGGAACCGCACCTATTCAGAATATTGGCGCCTATGGCGTGGAATTGAAAGATAACTTTGTTAGGTGCAGCGGCCTTCATATTCAAACCCTTCAGGAAAAAAACTTTGAATTAGACGATTGCAATTTTGGCTATCGCAATTCAGTTTTTAAAAATGAACTCAAAGGGCAGTACATTTTAACTTCGGTAACTTTTAAACTATCCAAAAAGGATCATCAGTTAAGCACTGAATATGGTGCCATAAAAACCGAATTGCAAAAAGAAAACATTAGCGATCCCACAATAAAAGACATTTCCAATGCCGTAATAAAGATCAGAGAGTCAAAACTACCTGATCCGCGAAAATTGGGGAACAGTGGTAGTTTTTTTAAAAATCCGGTAATTTCTTTGGAAAATTTCCGGAAACTTCAGGAAGGATTTCCAGATATTCCTTCTTATACGGTTTCTGAAAATGAGGTTAAAATTCCGGCGGGCTGGCTTATCGAACAAAGCGGCTTAAAAGGCTACAAAAAAGGAAATGTGGGAGTGCATGAAAAGCAGGCCCTGGTCCTGGTAAATTATGGAAATGCTTCAGGGGAAGAAATTCTTGAACTTTCGAAATTAGTGCAGGACAGCGTCAAAGAAAAATTTGGAATTCAACTGGAAGCTGAAGTCAATATCATATAA
- a CDS encoding fasciclin domain-containing protein, whose product MKAKMLMAVFFCGILAFTACKNNNEAKNNEEIEAQRQTELEMQQQKLESEANNIDTKLSTIDSLRKLHGLIETAQMDELLRVGKGPFTFFAPTNSAISEMNKATLDTLMLPEHREDLANLLQYHLIEEDLSYEELKNEIRDNDGEFELSSMDELGVITATLDGDKIVLIDEKGNKATIVKPDIKASNGVIHLIDGVLQFKGEEETAL is encoded by the coding sequence ATGAAAGCGAAGATGTTAATGGCCGTATTTTTTTGCGGAATACTCGCATTTACTGCCTGTAAGAACAACAATGAAGCAAAAAATAATGAGGAAATAGAAGCTCAGCGTCAAACTGAGCTTGAAATGCAACAACAGAAGCTGGAAAGTGAAGCTAATAATATCGATACCAAGCTTAGTACTATTGATTCGCTTAGGAAACTTCACGGACTTATAGAAACCGCTCAAATGGATGAACTTCTGCGGGTGGGGAAGGGTCCGTTTACCTTCTTTGCGCCCACTAACTCTGCCATAAGCGAGATGAATAAGGCAACCTTAGACACGCTAATGCTGCCGGAACATAGAGAAGATTTGGCAAATTTACTTCAATATCATTTAATTGAAGAAGACCTAAGCTATGAAGAACTTAAGAATGAGATCAGGGACAATGACGGTGAATTCGAATTGAGTTCGATGGATGAACTTGGAGTAATTACCGCCACTCTTGACGGGGATAAAATAGTATTGATCGATGAAAAAGGGAATAAAGCTACTATTGTAAAACCAGATATTAAGGCATCTAACGGAGTAATCCATCTTATAGATGGTGTCCTTCAGTTTAAAGGGGAGGAAGAGACGGCTTTATAG
- a CDS encoding membrane or secreted protein — protein MKLLILSIILLGLAFAGIAIKIWGKKDGKFAGTCASQNPHLNKNGEACSYCGKMPEEMGNCSDTAKAS, from the coding sequence ATGAAATTACTTATTTTAAGTATCATATTACTAGGGCTTGCATTCGCAGGTATAGCCATTAAGATCTGGGGAAAAAAAGACGGAAAATTTGCCGGTACCTGTGCCAGCCAGAACCCTCACCTGAATAAAAACGGCGAAGCCTGCAGCTACTGCGGAAAAATGCCGGAAGAAATGGGAAATTGCTCCGATACTGCTAAGGCCAGTTAA
- a CDS encoding glycosyltransferase translates to MGTILLGFFLFIVLINLLYFFGFFAFATAGIKNKLHPGKAVSVIICAKNEAENLRNFLPSILEQEYSQFEVIVINDASTDETLEVIEEFQAIDPRVKCVNVENNEAFWANKKYALTLGIKKARNNFLLFTDADCAPQSKNWISKMSQHFQPGISIVLGYGGYFKHTGSLLNKLIRFETLLTAIQYFSYARLGSPYMGVGRNLAYTSQLFYDLKGFASHLHLRSGDDDLFINEAATSENTAISFEIDSQTRSVPKNSFLEWFKQKKRHVSVAGNYKFKHRFLLGLFYASRLLFWVLFTTLLILRIFPEVVLAALGIKLLLEAFVYVKSAKKLDELDVVWLFPLLDLFLIFLQLAIFISNLISKPKHWK, encoded by the coding sequence ATGGGGACAATTTTACTGGGATTTTTCCTATTCATAGTTTTAATAAACCTCCTTTATTTCTTCGGATTTTTCGCTTTTGCGACCGCCGGAATAAAGAATAAATTACATCCCGGTAAAGCGGTTTCGGTAATTATCTGCGCCAAAAACGAAGCTGAAAACCTGCGGAATTTTCTTCCTTCCATCCTGGAACAGGAATATTCGCAATTTGAAGTAATTGTTATAAACGATGCTTCAACCGATGAAACCCTTGAGGTGATAGAGGAATTCCAGGCGATCGATCCCAGAGTGAAATGCGTTAATGTTGAAAATAATGAGGCTTTCTGGGCGAATAAAAAGTATGCGCTTACCCTTGGAATTAAAAAAGCCCGGAATAATTTTCTTTTGTTTACCGATGCCGATTGTGCTCCCCAATCGAAGAACTGGATTTCAAAGATGTCTCAGCACTTTCAGCCCGGTATCAGTATTGTTCTTGGTTATGGCGGTTATTTTAAACATACAGGTTCCCTGTTAAATAAACTTATTCGCTTTGAAACCCTGCTCACCGCTATTCAGTATTTCTCTTATGCCCGTCTTGGTTCGCCTTATATGGGAGTAGGAAGAAATCTCGCCTACACATCTCAATTATTTTATGATTTAAAAGGATTTGCCAGTCATTTACATTTGCGCTCCGGCGACGATGATCTTTTTATAAACGAAGCGGCAACTTCTGAAAATACAGCGATTTCTTTTGAAATAGACAGCCAGACCCGAAGCGTACCTAAAAACAGTTTTTTGGAATGGTTTAAGCAGAAAAAAAGACATGTTTCCGTCGCGGGTAATTATAAATTCAAACACCGTTTCCTTCTTGGATTGTTTTACGCTTCCCGACTGCTATTTTGGGTTCTCTTCACCACCCTCCTCATTTTAAGAATATTTCCTGAAGTTGTTTTAGCCGCCCTGGGAATTAAACTTCTGCTAGAGGCTTTCGTTTATGTAAAATCGGCTAAAAAGCTTGACGAACTTGATGTGGTATGGCTTTTTCCGTTACTCGATTTGTTTTTAATCTTCCTGCAATTAGCTATCTTTATATCTAACCTCATTTCAAAACCAAAGCATTGGAAATAA
- a CDS encoding RNA polymerase sigma factor, which yields MEINSGKELQKIREAKEGSQAAFNYLLNKYWNDVYGYQLKHLKNEYEAEDITIQTFSKAFDKIDTFDENYAFSTWLVAISKNIHIDQLRKKKASIRSETMMQDEERVYNIADETPTIEDKLIKEQHLEQLLADIKQLKPHYQEVINLRFFQEKSYKEIAKSLEEPMNNVKVKLLRAKKLLAEIIESRNS from the coding sequence TTGGAAATAAATTCCGGCAAAGAGCTTCAGAAAATCAGAGAAGCTAAAGAGGGCAGCCAGGCCGCTTTTAATTATCTCCTGAACAAATACTGGAATGATGTGTACGGCTATCAGCTAAAGCATTTAAAAAACGAATATGAAGCTGAAGATATCACCATTCAGACTTTTTCAAAAGCTTTTGACAAGATAGATACTTTTGATGAAAATTACGCCTTCAGCACCTGGCTGGTCGCTATTTCCAAGAATATACATATCGATCAACTAAGAAAGAAAAAAGCATCAATCCGGTCTGAAACAATGATGCAGGATGAAGAAAGAGTCTACAATATCGCCGACGAAACTCCCACCATTGAAGACAAGCTCATAAAAGAACAACATCTGGAACAATTATTGGCCGATATCAAACAGCTGAAGCCTCATTACCAGGAAGTGATCAATCTGAGGTTCTTTCAGGAAAAATCTTATAAAGAAATCGCTAAAAGCCTGGAAGAACCAATGAATAATGTGAAAGTTAAACTACTGCGCGCCAAAAAGTTATTGGCAGAGATTATAGAGTCTCGTAATTCGTAG
- the lipA gene encoding lipoyl synthase — translation MNTDVATLEEKTQRKPKPKWLRVKLPTGKKYTELRSLVDKYDLHTICTSGSCPNMGECWGEGTATFMILGNICTRSCGFCGVKTGRPETVEWDEPEKVARSIKLMKIKHAVITSVDRDDLKDMGSIIWAETVKAIRRMNPETTLETLIPDFQGNERNLDRIVEVAPEVVSHNMETVKRLTREVRIQAKYERSLEVLKYLKKSGINRTKSGIMLGLGEQEDEVIQTLQDLSEAGVDVVTIGQYLQPSKKHLPVKQFITPDQFKKYEEIGLEMGFRHVESSALVRSSYKAQKHIN, via the coding sequence ATGAATACAGACGTTGCGACGCTAGAAGAAAAAACTCAAAGAAAGCCAAAACCCAAATGGCTTCGGGTGAAATTGCCCACCGGAAAAAAATACACCGAATTACGTAGCCTTGTTGACAAGTACGATCTGCATACCATTTGTACTTCCGGCAGCTGCCCGAATATGGGAGAATGCTGGGGCGAAGGTACCGCTACTTTTATGATATTGGGAAATATTTGCACACGCTCCTGCGGGTTTTGTGGTGTAAAGACCGGAAGGCCTGAAACCGTTGAATGGGATGAGCCAGAAAAAGTGGCGCGTTCCATCAAACTTATGAAAATCAAGCATGCCGTGATCACCAGCGTAGATCGTGATGATTTAAAAGATATGGGTTCAATTATCTGGGCTGAAACCGTAAAAGCCATACGCCGAATGAACCCGGAAACTACCCTGGAAACCCTGATTCCCGATTTTCAGGGCAATGAGCGCAATTTAGATCGTATCGTGGAAGTTGCTCCCGAAGTAGTTTCACACAATATGGAAACCGTAAAACGGCTAACCCGCGAAGTGCGAATACAGGCAAAATATGAGCGCAGTCTTGAGGTATTGAAATACCTGAAAAAGAGCGGTATTAACCGTACCAAATCTGGAATCATGCTTGGTTTGGGAGAACAGGAAGATGAAGTGATTCAAACGCTGCAGGACCTGAGCGAAGCGGGAGTAGATGTTGTAACAATAGGCCAGTATCTTCAGCCTAGCAAAAAACATTTGCCCGTAAAACAGTTTATCACACCCGATCAGTTTAAAAAATACGAAGAGATCGGGCTCGAAATGGGCTTCCGCCATGTGGAAAGCAGTGCTTTGGTACGCTCCTCATATAAAGCTCAGAAACATATTAACTAA
- the gap gene encoding type I glyceraldehyde-3-phosphate dehydrogenase — MPAKITIGINGFGRIGRNLFRKLLENPDFQVKAINDIHDAVSLAHLLKYDSIHRTLKNQVSAVPQGIKVDEITIPLLNHHTPAEIPWDNYNVDYVVECSGQFKTYAQLEGHLKKGVKKVILSVPPQDESIKIVVLGVNENILDGSEKIISNASCTTNNAAPMLKVIDDHLSVSQAYITTVHSYTSDQSLHDKPHRDLRRSRAAAQSIIPTTTGAAKALTRIFPELSKVIGGCGIRVPVPNGSLTDMTLNVKKSTSIQEVNSLFKKAAENEFKGIIQYTEDPIVSVDILDSPYSCVFDAQMTSVIDGKLIKLIGWYDNEIGYSSRLIDLISLVNDK; from the coding sequence ATGCCGGCAAAGATCACTATCGGCATTAACGGTTTTGGCCGCATTGGCCGAAATCTATTCAGGAAATTACTGGAAAATCCTGATTTTCAGGTAAAGGCAATTAATGACATTCATGATGCCGTAAGTCTTGCGCATTTGCTGAAATATGACAGCATTCACAGAACTCTTAAAAACCAGGTTTCGGCGGTACCGCAGGGAATAAAAGTCGATGAAATTACCATACCGCTGTTAAACCATCACACTCCTGCAGAAATCCCATGGGACAATTATAATGTCGATTATGTTGTTGAATGTTCCGGGCAATTTAAAACCTATGCTCAACTGGAAGGCCACCTAAAAAAAGGTGTGAAGAAGGTGATTTTATCGGTTCCTCCACAAGACGAATCAATTAAAATTGTGGTTTTGGGGGTTAATGAAAATATTTTAGACGGTTCAGAAAAGATCATTTCGAATGCTTCCTGTACCACAAACAATGCTGCTCCCATGCTTAAAGTGATCGATGATCATTTATCAGTTTCACAGGCCTATATTACCACAGTTCATTCCTACACCTCAGATCAAAGCCTACATGACAAGCCACACCGGGATCTCAGGCGAAGCCGTGCGGCTGCTCAATCTATCATCCCAACCACTACAGGTGCCGCTAAAGCACTCACTCGTATTTTCCCTGAGCTCAGTAAAGTAATTGGAGGCTGCGGAATAAGAGTTCCGGTACCAAATGGTTCCCTTACAGATATGACGCTGAACGTGAAAAAATCTACTTCTATTCAAGAAGTGAATTCTTTATTCAAAAAAGCGGCCGAAAACGAATTTAAAGGAATTATACAATATACCGAAGATCCCATAGTCTCGGTGGATATCCTTGACAGCCCGTACAGCTGCGTTTTTGACGCACAAATGACTTCAGTTATTGACGGAAAACTTATAAAACTCATAGGCTGGTACGATAACGAAATTGGATATTCAAGTCGTCTTATCGATTTAATTTCACTTGTTAACGATAAATAG
- a CDS encoding tetratricopeptide repeat-containing hybrid sensor histidine kinase/response regulator, which yields MKNLITILILFCCLISFSFQDPDSLAQKPTSENIGKLLAKAENSINTMEFDKAQEELNTSLQLARSIDHKRFIALASSILARMYQVRHEFDKGITQLERAIAIQRDINDKEGLAYSYILYGKILYSKQEYQRALKYLDLAQEYYKKESNKEQLGIIDLNKAIVYLALGELERANALLDNADVYLENSKNTYEISRLHYYRSRAFIAEGDYKKALEAAKGALNIAQSGQFIGMRMYSYELLSQIEESRGNPKDALAYLKEANQIRQNVFSMNKEALAKDSYEKFGMDALKSTVDELTLQNAEQERTLKVNKLTTILSVALITILSLLTLSLYKNNNLRARANELLQKKNSELVLAKENAEKASLAKAQFLSTITHELRTPLYAVTGLTHLLLEESPTESQKEHLNSLKFSGEYLLSLINNILDLNKLEANKVEIVESKFNLEQRISDVMIALKNSADEKKTKIHFDFDQSIPKNLIGDPLKISQILINLIGNSIKFTENGDIWISVKKTRHEGKDISLAFEIKDNGEGIGKEKQKAIFENFTQGSTQINRKFGGTGLGLSIVKNLLSLLGSEIELESELGKGSRFFFELKFTAPEGEIAEEKPATPKIDESKLTNDIMENKRILVVEDNKINQMITRKILEKNKVICDVADNGSIAVEKVKNNDFDLILMDIHMPGISGIEATIQIRKFDSEIPIIALTAVTLDESLDEFYLNGFNDIIPKPYKTEEFFHKINKHLAARATTV from the coding sequence ATGAAGAACTTAATCACTATTCTCATTCTCTTTTGCTGCCTGATTAGCTTCAGTTTTCAGGATCCTGATAGCCTTGCCCAAAAGCCTACCTCAGAAAATATCGGGAAATTACTTGCAAAAGCAGAGAATTCTATCAATACGATGGAATTTGACAAAGCTCAGGAGGAGCTTAATACATCCCTCCAACTTGCCAGAAGTATTGACCACAAACGATTTATTGCGCTGGCGAGCAGTATTTTAGCCAGAATGTATCAGGTTCGACATGAATTTGACAAAGGCATTACCCAGCTTGAAAGGGCAATCGCCATTCAACGCGATATAAATGACAAGGAAGGCCTCGCTTATTCATACATTCTCTATGGAAAAATTCTTTATTCAAAACAGGAATACCAGCGGGCACTAAAGTATTTAGATCTTGCCCAAGAATATTATAAAAAAGAAAGCAACAAAGAACAACTGGGAATTATTGATTTAAATAAGGCCATAGTTTATCTAGCTTTAGGAGAATTGGAACGCGCCAATGCGTTGCTCGATAATGCCGATGTTTATCTGGAAAATTCCAAAAACACCTACGAAATTTCGCGCCTTCATTATTATCGCAGCAGGGCCTTTATTGCCGAAGGAGATTATAAAAAAGCCCTGGAAGCGGCGAAAGGAGCCTTGAATATTGCTCAAAGTGGCCAATTTATAGGAATGCGTATGTATTCTTATGAACTCTTAAGCCAGATAGAAGAATCCAGAGGCAATCCAAAAGACGCTTTAGCTTATTTAAAAGAAGCAAATCAGATCAGGCAGAATGTCTTTTCAATGAATAAAGAGGCCCTCGCCAAAGATTCTTACGAAAAATTTGGCATGGACGCTTTGAAATCGACCGTTGATGAACTCACGCTCCAAAATGCCGAACAGGAGCGCACCCTGAAGGTAAATAAACTTACCACTATCCTGAGTGTGGCGCTGATCACCATTCTTTCCTTGCTTACACTATCTCTTTACAAAAATAACAACCTCAGGGCAAGGGCGAATGAACTGCTTCAAAAAAAGAATTCTGAACTGGTCCTGGCAAAAGAAAATGCCGAAAAAGCTTCTTTGGCAAAAGCCCAGTTTCTTTCAACCATTACTCATGAATTAAGAACTCCTTTATATGCGGTGACTGGCCTGACGCACCTGCTTTTAGAAGAAAGTCCGACAGAAAGTCAGAAAGAACATCTAAATTCTTTAAAATTTTCGGGAGAATATCTGCTTTCGCTCATCAACAATATTCTGGACCTCAACAAGCTGGAGGCCAACAAAGTCGAAATTGTAGAATCTAAATTCAACCTGGAACAGCGAATTTCAGATGTTATGATTGCCCTGAAAAATTCGGCTGATGAAAAGAAAACAAAAATCCATTTTGATTTTGATCAAAGCATTCCGAAGAATTTAATAGGAGATCCGCTTAAAATATCTCAAATTCTTATAAACCTGATAGGAAACTCTATCAAATTTACAGAAAATGGGGATATCTGGATTTCAGTTAAAAAAACCAGGCATGAAGGAAAAGACATATCCCTCGCCTTTGAGATAAAGGATAATGGAGAAGGTATTGGTAAAGAAAAACAAAAAGCGATTTTTGAGAATTTCACCCAAGGTTCCACACAGATCAACCGCAAATTTGGGGGTACCGGCCTTGGACTTTCTATTGTAAAAAATCTCCTGAGCCTACTCGGCAGCGAAATTGAGCTTGAAAGTGAGCTGGGAAAAGGTTCGCGCTTTTTCTTTGAACTTAAGTTTACTGCTCCCGAAGGTGAAATTGCTGAAGAAAAACCTGCAACTCCTAAGATCGATGAGTCCAAGCTCACCAACGATATCATGGAGAACAAGCGCATACTTGTTGTTGAAGACAACAAGATCAACCAGATGATCACGAGAAAGATCCTGGAAAAAAACAAGGTTATTTGTGATGTTGCCGATAACGGATCTATTGCCGTAGAGAAAGTAAAAAACAACGATTTCGATCTTATTCTTATGGACATACACATGCCGGGAATAAGCGGTATTGAAGCAACGATCCAAATTAGAAAATTCGATTCAGAAATTCCAATTATCGCTCTAACAGCGGTCACGCTTGATGAAAGTCTAGACGAATTTTACCTGAATGGTTTCAATGATATTATCCCCAAACCCTATAAGACCGAAGAGTTTTTCCACAAAATTAACAAACACTTAGCAGCCAGAGCCACAACAGTTTAG
- the lpxK gene encoding tetraacyldisaccharide 4'-kinase, producing MFNPRKLLYPFSLLYGGVTAVRNYLYDHSFLKSQEYSLPLITIGNLSVGGTGKSPMTEYLLNLLHKNYKLATLSRGYKRSSKGFQLVEVNDEVSKSGDEPLQFKNKFPDMLVAVDANRRKGIEKLLKFHPDVIILDDAFQHRKVKGGFQILLTAYGDLYKKDLVLPAGNLREPKTGASRADMIVVTKCPQNLSEEEMLEITDLLKPEVHQKIYFSYINYSEEIISEKEKMKLAEIDSSFTLVTGISNPKPLLDHLHSKNIHLKHLKFPDHHNFSEKEIEILNTKRSILTTEKDYMRLRKRLDTDKLFYLPIEISFLKEGNNFDRRILDFIQKK from the coding sequence ATGTTCAATCCCAGAAAATTGCTCTATCCATTTTCCCTGCTATACGGAGGAGTAACGGCGGTTCGAAATTATCTGTACGATCATTCTTTTCTGAAATCTCAGGAATATTCGTTACCGTTGATTACTATTGGGAATTTGAGCGTGGGTGGTACGGGAAAATCGCCGATGACCGAATATTTGCTGAATTTGCTTCATAAAAACTATAAACTGGCGACCCTCAGCCGTGGGTATAAACGCAGCAGTAAAGGTTTTCAACTAGTTGAAGTCAATGATGAGGTTTCAAAATCGGGAGATGAGCCACTGCAGTTTAAGAACAAATTTCCAGATATGCTGGTGGCAGTTGATGCCAATAGGAGAAAAGGGATAGAAAAATTATTGAAATTTCACCCTGATGTGATCATTTTAGATGATGCTTTTCAGCACCGAAAGGTAAAGGGAGGTTTTCAGATACTGCTTACGGCCTATGGCGATCTGTACAAAAAGGACCTTGTTTTGCCGGCCGGAAATCTGCGGGAACCTAAAACGGGTGCCAGCCGTGCCGATATGATCGTGGTCACTAAATGTCCGCAAAATCTTTCTGAAGAAGAAATGCTTGAAATCACTGATCTTCTGAAACCTGAAGTCCATCAGAAAATTTATTTCAGTTATATCAACTATTCTGAGGAGATTATTTCTGAAAAGGAAAAAATGAAGCTTGCAGAGATAGATTCTTCATTTACGCTGGTTACTGGAATTTCGAATCCGAAGCCGCTTCTGGATCATCTTCATTCAAAAAATATTCATCTAAAACATCTTAAGTTTCCAGATCATCATAACTTTTCAGAAAAAGAAATTGAAATTTTGAATACTAAAAGATCCATTCTTACCACCGAAAAAGATTATATGAGACTCAGAAAAAGGTTGGATACAGATAAGTTATTCTACCTTCCTATTGAAATCTCCTTTCTGAAAGAAGGCAATAATTTTGATCGAAGAATTCTGGATTTTATTCAAAAAAAATAA